The Helicobacter sp. MIT 05-5293 genomic sequence TCAGAATCAATTTTTACTAATCCCTCATAAATCATATTTTGCGCAAACATTTCATTAAACGCGTAACCTTGTGGATTCATCACGCCGACATTACGAGAAAGCACAAGTGTGAGAGTTTTGGCATATATTTGCACACTTGATAATGTGAGTAGCACACAAAGGATTTGTAAAGTCTTCATAGATTCTCCGTATTGATTTTAGATTTGTTTAGGGCGATTGTTGAAATATTGCAATTATAATATGACAGATTCACTAATGCGGAGTATTGATGAAAAATTTATTTTACTATGAGACAATAAAATCGCAAATAGAATCTTAGAGTGTATGGAATCTTAGCAAATGCCAATGTAAAAGCATGATGAGGGAAAAATAGTGAGAGAAGTAAGCAGCGCAATTATTCAAAAGACTTTGAAACATTTAGAAGAGCGAAAAAAAATCATTGATTTTGACACGCTCGGACGCACACTTGCTTATAGCCCTTTTGTCCCGCGTGTGGATAGGGATTTTTTCGTCCGAGAAACTCAAAAAGAATCCCAACCCAAGCTCGCTTATCAGTGGATTATTTCCCCGTATGAATTTTGTCAAGCTCCAGAAAATTATCTGTATCAAGGGTATCAAAATGAGCAAGATTATCGATTTGATGCGTATTGGTTGGATTTGTGGAGCGCGTTTTTGGATACAGATTTTGACGATCGTTTGATGGGTTTTAATTTGCTTGAATCTATCTCACTTTTGCGCCGACACAGCACTTTACCGATTATCCATTGCAATGTGTTTTTACAACCTTATCAGATTCTTGAATCTGCCCTTTTTGGAGCAGATGCTTTGATGATGCCAGCAAGTATCGTGAGTGCAAAGGAGCTTCAATCACTCTTAGACTTTGCTTACAGGTTGGGGTTTGTTGTCTTTGTGGGAGTGGAAAATCAAAATGATCTCAAAAAGGCGATTTTTAGCGGAGCAAATACATTGTTTGTAGGGCGGGAGCATATTGAGGAGATTCTGACACTGATACCGCAATCTTGTGTGATTGCAAGCGATTCGGATAATCAATACGGAGTGGATTTATGTATAAAGAATTTTAATTAAGCTTATTTTAATTTTTTTTTAGTTAAAAGGCAAGGCTTCAAATAAGATAGTGAATAAAGCAATGAATTAAGATTAGGGAGGAAGAAATGGCTTTAATGATTAATAATGAGTGCATTGCATGCGATGCGTGTGCAGAAGAATGTCCCAATGGTGCAATTGAAGGGGGCGATCCTATTTATTGTATTGATCCTGATATTTGCACAGAATGTGTGGGGAGCTATGACGAGCCAAGCTGCTTGAGTGTGTGTCCTGTCGATGCAATCGTGCCTGATCCTGATAATATCGAAAGCATCGAAGAGCTCAAATATAAGTTTGAAACACTCCAAAAGGGAGAATAATGGCAAAAATTACTGCAGTTATTGATATTGGTTCAAACTCGGCACGAATGGCGATATATCGGCGCACTTCTCGGTTTGCATTCCATTTGATTTATGAGAC encodes the following:
- a CDS encoding YfhL family 4Fe-4S dicluster ferredoxin; its protein translation is MALMINNECIACDACAEECPNGAIEGGDPIYCIDPDICTECVGSYDEPSCLSVCPVDAIVPDPDNIESIEELKYKFETLQKGE